In Alphaproteobacteria bacterium, a single genomic region encodes these proteins:
- a CDS encoding DUF2232 domain-containing protein, protein MGRSVLWASAAGLTAAILQLLVLVSPTGGLLLAYFSPLPILTVGLSLGSVTALVAALVAAAATTLLTGTGFSAFMALGFGVPAAGLVALSLRRRAASGGAVSWFPADRLLMVTSLATLIVLALALAQGFGHSAGVRGMVSDFVFSVASQLEARGTDLQANTLTRLVALFPGLAAVFWLAMHLINAALAQGIVKRLGRNLRPSPTLSDTRLPRALALLLGASAVAGLLAGGALQYFAQNAVLVLAVPYFIMGLYVASLGLGRLPRLALIPAIVVAAVFMLAIEYGFGQTLFWICVVFALLGLVDQWTRLRDWLAPSASE, encoded by the coding sequence GTGGGTCGATCGGTCCTCTGGGCGTCGGCAGCCGGGCTGACCGCGGCGATCCTCCAACTCCTCGTTCTGGTAAGCCCGACAGGGGGTCTGCTCTTGGCGTATTTTTCGCCCCTGCCTATCCTGACGGTAGGCCTGTCTCTGGGATCGGTAACTGCACTGGTTGCCGCTCTGGTGGCGGCAGCAGCGACCACGCTCCTAACCGGGACCGGCTTCAGCGCCTTCATGGCGCTTGGCTTCGGCGTCCCGGCCGCGGGGCTGGTAGCCCTCTCCCTGCGCCGGCGCGCCGCTTCAGGGGGAGCGGTGTCCTGGTTCCCGGCCGACCGGCTCCTGATGGTGACCAGCCTCGCCACCCTGATCGTGCTGGCCCTCGCGCTGGCCCAGGGTTTCGGACATTCGGCGGGAGTCCGGGGGATGGTTTCGGATTTCGTGTTCAGCGTCGCGAGCCAACTCGAGGCGCGGGGCACCGACTTGCAGGCGAACACCCTGACCCGCCTCGTGGCCCTGTTTCCGGGCTTGGCGGCGGTTTTCTGGCTGGCGATGCATCTGATAAATGCAGCCCTGGCCCAGGGGATCGTCAAACGCCTGGGCCGGAATTTGCGGCCCAGCCCGACGCTGTCGGATACGCGGCTGCCGCGGGCGCTGGCGCTACTGCTGGGGGCAAGCGCTGTGGCGGGCCTGCTGGCGGGCGGTGCGCTGCAATATTTTGCCCAGAACGCGGTCCTGGTGCTGGCGGTACCGTATTTCATCATGGGACTGTATGTCGCGTCCCTCGGCCTCGGCCGGTTGCCCCGGCTGGCGCTGATCCCCGCGATCGTCGTGGCGGCGGTGTTCATGCTGGCAATCGAGTACGGCTTCGGCCAGACGTTGTTTTGGATCTGCGTGGTTTTTGCCCTGTTGGGGCTGGTCGATCAATGGACCCGGCTTCGCGACTGGCTGGCACCCAGCGCGTCTGAATAA
- the rplI gene encoding 50S ribosomal protein L9: protein MEVILLERVEKLGQMGDVVRVKPGFARNYLLPEKKALRATKENIAYFETQRTQLEAVNLDRRKEAETVGQKLDGLDVTLIRQAGDTGQLYGSVTTRDIADALIEAGFTVARRQIDLNQLIKTLGITDVAVALHPEVKVTVHVNVARSEDEAARQRRGEVINAVGETVESEEEAEMAEKPESGSLAVETPSE, encoded by the coding sequence ATGGAAGTCATTCTTCTGGAGCGCGTGGAAAAACTTGGCCAGATGGGCGATGTCGTCAGGGTCAAGCCCGGCTTTGCACGCAACTACCTGTTGCCGGAAAAGAAGGCGCTCAGGGCCACCAAGGAAAACATCGCCTATTTCGAGACCCAGCGGACCCAGCTCGAGGCTGTAAACCTGGATCGGCGCAAGGAAGCCGAAACCGTCGGCCAGAAGCTCGACGGGCTCGACGTCACACTTATTCGCCAGGCCGGCGATACCGGCCAGCTTTACGGCTCGGTCACCACAAGAGATATCGCCGATGCGCTGATCGAGGCCGGTTTTACCGTGGCCCGGCGCCAGATCGACCTCAATCAGCTCATCAAGACGCTCGGCATCACCGATGTGGCTGTTGCACTGCATCCCGAGGTCAAGGTCACAGTGCACGTCAATGTGGCCCGATCCGAGGACGAGGCGGCGCGCCAGCGCCGGGGCGAGGTGATCAACGCCGTGGGCGAAACGGTCGAGAGCGAAGAGGAGGCGGAAATGGCTGAAAAGCCGGAATCCGGCTCTCTGGCGGTAGAGACACCTTCGGAATAG